The region CCTACGTGAACTCACGATAGTCTGTGTGACTGAGCCCACTGCATtgccttggataaagttttactttttaaattaaatgtgcaaaacaaCCGAACAATAAAAGAAGggaatttaataaatgtacacgAAACAAATACGCTCATGAACCCATTTTCCAAAGTGTCGGAAGCGCCAGTCCAAAAAAGCAGCCCGTTCCAAGAACTGGCATCATCATGTGTCTTGTGAATAAAGCTGTAATAACAAGTAGGACAAGAGCTTAAacgtgtttttctttttttttctccttggaCAAAGTGTAGTACTCAGTAGAATTCTTAAAATTAGCTTTAGATCCTCTTTTTTTCTCGTCTCCTCCCACCGTTTGACCCGGGATTTAGTATCCTGCTTCCAGCTTGACAAACGGGAAGCAAACAGAAGCAGAGCCaatctgtacatttattcatttagctgatgcttttgtccaaaacaacttacaatattaagctccTTTCAGTTATGTACCcgttaatacagctgggtaatttttactggagcagtttaagtaCTGTGCTCATCGGTTACTGAAgctgagaatcaaacctgttacctttgggtccaaagagcTTTAATCACTGTACTACCAACTGTTCACTGTCCTACAAtcaggttacaattacttacctgttTTTAACACCTGAACACTTATTTAAAGAGGAGTTTTAGCGGTATCTTTTGAAGGATATTAgagttgggatttgaatctgcaacctttggctccaggcagcagctgtaaccctaaccctagcagCTGTCCTAATGTAATGCTTTCCATGGTGCTCTGCTGCCacctttttttaatgacattgtTATACTACTGGAGACGAGTTAAAATATTATAGGCTGGTAATTGGCACGctcagtgtactgtactgtacttattCAGCAGCAATCATCTCATCTCCGCCCTGTGGAGTTAATAACTGAGGAGTTGAGCACATTTTATACATTAGTCCTGCAGGGGCCGCTGTTTCTCCACTTTTCTTTGCCTCTCGCATTCTGCCCTATTGCGTGGAGAAGCACATAATCTCTAATAAAAACTTTTCAGCACTTACCTGATATCATTAAGGGCAATATTGTGAGGAAAATGAACTTTTCTTCAACATTTATTCCCAGTTAAACTTACTAGTTCAGCTCCGAAGTGTTCTTCCACACAATGGATTCTATGTCCCTCAGGATCAGCTTTATATGTGTTGATACTACTTAAAATCCATTTGTGTTGATCCATTGAttgaaagagaaacaaaggcGTTCATGTTTCCATTCTTTTAATCAGATGCTGCTAATGAAACCTGCCTCtgtgtcaagttttttttttttttttttttaccatgccATTTTACTTTCACGCTTCAgttcatttctttattacaaAGACAAAATTATCAGATACAAATAATAGCCCAAATCATTTGGGCTTTCTTTTATTCACAGGTGTCATTTAGATTTACTGAACAGCTGTCAGCCAAGACGCTGTTTGCAGTTGTCACAAAATAAATAGGCCATTTAACATAGCCCGTAATCAGGATAGTTCATCTAATGCTTCCAACGAAGCTACCAGAAAGTCAGAAAAAACATGTCAAGTTTTTGCCTTCGTAAATGATGtagcaataaaaatgtacaaattctgATTCCACATCTTAAGCAGCAAGTGTTCTACTAGACAATGCGTTAAGATGTGACGTAAATGTTGAATAAAACTGCCCACCACTTTGGACTTGGAGCAAACAAAATCCTCGCCCTAGAAATGAGAAACTTTAAAAGTTGTAAGTTTTGTCTTTGTATGAGTGCCACGACCTGAACTCAGTTACACATTCTGTTCGAGTAAAGAGTACTACGGTAATCCTGGTCTCTTAAATTGATGAAAAGTCTACATTCCTAGTCTCTGACCGAATGTGTGGCAGAAACGCTGCATTCAAAACCAAGAAATTCTCCTTCAGATGGCTGCACATGAGCACATATTAAAGCAGCAAAACATTCTTTATCAAAGATCTCGCTGAGAAAAACAATTTCTGATCAGGGAGATGACGTCTTTTcgagaaggtttttttttttttttttaaagttggcACTCATCCGTTATGTCTCAGtttggtgtgtttgtatgtaaaaagcaaacaatgttTTAAGAAACGTCTGCAGGAAAATAGCTTTTATGGTACATATATTCTGCTCTCATTCCCAGCGACACATCAACGCGCGGTTACTTTGTCTCTTTCCAGCAGACGCAATGCCTGCACTCGCACAGCTTTTGAAAGGCCTTTTTGAAGTCCTCATTGAAGACAGTGTATATGAGAGGGTTGATGAGAGAGTTCAGGTACCCCAACCAGGCCAGGAAGTTGGCCACCTCCGTGGATGTACTGCAGGTGCAGCAGGTGTTCACTATCACCTCCTTCAGGAAGAAAGGCAGCCAACAGATGATAAATGCCCCCAAGATCAAACCCAGCATGGTAGCTGCCTTCCTCTCCCGTGTGACAGAGAAGCGTCGACCCTTGAAGGATTTTACCTTTGGACTCTGTGGAGTGATGCGCACTCGGTCTGCTTCTGTTGAAGGCTCTGAGTAAGACTTCTCTGTTGGGCTGAGGGTATTGGGGGTTTGGAGGTCTATGTTTGAGCATGTGGCCAGCATGCTTGTGCTGCCTCTCTGGTTGCGGAGCTGTTTGGCAATTCTCCTGTGGTACAGTTTCTTGGCTGCACGGTAAATTTTATAGTAGAGGATGAGTATGAGACAGAGTGGAATGTAGAATGCTCCGAAGGTACAGTATATGGTGAAGGCGATGTGGTCGTGCTCAATGATGCACTCCTCTGTCCCATTAAACCTGTGGTGTCTCCAGACAATCGGGGGAATGGAGATGAGGATGGAGATGACCCAGACTGCCACAATCATTACAGCGGCCCGCCGGAAGGTTCTGTGGCGCGAATATTCCACAGCGTCCGTCACCGCACGGTAGCGGTCCAGGGCGATGGCAGCCAGGTGTAGGATCGAGCAAGTGCAGCAGGTGATGTCCACGCTCAACCAGATGGTGCACACCACCTGGCCCATGATCCAGGTCTCCATTACAATGTAGATGATGCTGAAGGGCATCACCAAGACGGCCACCAGGAGGTCGGTGACGGCCAGCGAGCAGATGAGATAGttggcagggtggtgcagcttCTTGGTGACGATGATGGCCGTGATGACCAGGGAGTTCATGGCAGTGGCCATCAATGTCAGCAAGGACAGGGTGAGTGTGAGGACAGCCTTGCCAGGGGCACTCGAACTCACAGCATCAGCAGGAAAACTCACAGCAGTGCAGTTGGTCAAATTCATGCTGttcatttcaaaggaaaagttagacattaaatatgttttaatgtgcCAGTTACTTTTTGCAGTAGCAATGCAAATTGTACCATGTTCTTTAGCTACAGATGCAACCCCACCATCTTGCCAAAGTCAGCAGGTttctttacattaattcatttagctgacagttttgtcCTGAGCAACATACAATATGAAGCTGCCTataatcatttactcatttccacAGCTAGGCAACATTACTGGAGTaactgaggataagtaccttgttcaagggtactatagctggaggtgggaaccaaacctgcaatctctggatccaaagtcagcagctgtAAACCCTATGCTAAAACCTCTCCCTTTAATGTCGTTTGTGGTGTCAGAACTTATTAGATCTAATGTGTCGAGATGATAATGGCACCATGTGCTTATGGTCATTGCTCCTCTTCGTTCGTTTCTTTGGCGGCGCTAAACATGTGAATTCTTACCTTTAGAAGCTTTTAGTCATAAACGTTCAGTTGAAGTCATGTTCCAAGCCAATAATTTTAAGTCATTCAAGCCCTTTCAAGTAAATTCTGAGCTGGCCGTCACTCAAGACTTCAGAGGTCATCATCCAGCAGACAGTAGGCACCTAGAGAAGGGTGAATCCAGACATGGCAGTGAGCGTTAGCATGCAAACAAAGAGAACGGGTACAACACGTAGACACTGTGCCTGATTAGGAGGCCACAGCTTGGAGAATACGGGTAAATATTGATGGTGTACGCCTCAACATGGTCACTGATTAAAGAGAATGCTGGGATCTTCAACAGTGGAGCTCCTGTGCCTTGGAAGAGGACATTTTGATGGGCAGGACCACATATAGGACCACTGATGCACTGTTGTGCACACATCCAACAAATGTAAGTGTCTATTTTCTCCGGTATTTAATTCGCTCTGTTTTTCCACTCCATCTCCTGTCCTTATATGCCATTGGCAGGGTTTGGAAGAACAAAGAGAACCTTCCATCAATGCCTTCTCATGCTGACTGCTTTAAAATTCACAACACATCACCGATTTatttctcctcctttttcttcttttcttcctaGCAGAGGGGAAAGTCCTTAGAATAATAACTGAGAACCAAATTGCTGAATTACGCACGGTAATTGATGATGCAGAAAGTGATATGgctatttgcattttcttgaatattttcaaaagatgATCTCCTCAAGCAGTCGATGCTGTGCTACATTGCTAAGAGGTTGTAAAAAGACACATGGGAACAGCTGCAGTTGGCACTCAGGGTTGGGAGGTTGGTGAGGACATTACAGTATGCAGTTTGGTTGTGATAAATCCCAACACAGGGCAAGGCTGACTAACATGAACAAGCCACTTAAAGTTGTTCTTCTGGGTAGTATTAGCTGCAGAGACACAATGGAAAAccacaatgaaaatttaaaattataaaattttatCACTGACCTTGACCCGAGTGCTGATTTTCTTTTGCATTACAAAGTTATGGTTAATTACATGTGATTGGATTCAGTATGATGGTAACATGATGTACTTTGAAATCCCACTGCCCTTATCAAAATCACAGCTATTAAAACCTCAGATTTACCTGTGCCAGTATTTCTCTTTCCctatttttccctttctttcagATCTTCATGCATGTATAAGGGTTGCCATAGAAACCCCCACCTGATTtttctatgttgtgttttgcatGCAGACAgactatatttaattttatgctaaacaaaatggaaaaggtTAAATACAGGAAACAGCAGTTATTAGATGAAGGCTTTCAGACTGAATCTATGtgcagtaaaatacacaaacagatAAAAATGTCAACTCTATAACCGTACAATAGTTTCATTATGCTGTATTTGAACAAATATTCCAGCTTCTCCTACAAGTAATAATGTTACTGTTTACTGATGTTTCCATAAAATTCTCTTTTAATAGAAGACAATCCATTTTTGTCTGCAAGAATAAAAgcccttttatttttattgtttcaacaCTTCTCCACCTCACTATGCCTTGTTCACCTCTAAAGAGgaattatatttttcctttgtttttgtggACATAAGAATGCCTTTAAATCCCAAAAAGGTAAATTCTGTTACTTTCATAAGAGTCACCACAGACTTTTACTGCATAGAATCTGTAACATAAGacactgtttttttcatttaaacctaACTAGCATGTCAGCTGCAGTGAGATCcatatgtaaaaaaacattataacaTTACAAAACTTGGTCCAGTTTTAGGTGTCCATATTTCAGTTCAAATAGTGATAAAGGATGAAgtatcaaaataataataaggattAGCAATCATACAATCATTAGTAAGTAATTAAGGATCCATTATATAGTCATAGGAAGCATATATCACAGACTACagcctttaaagaaaaaagcctAAGAATATTCAGAAAAAATGGTTTATGCGTTATTCTCGTTTATTGTTTAACCAATAGCTCAGTAATATCtgaaaattcttaattttataTCTACCATGCATCTGAATCAGAGTCATGCAGAGAAGCCAAATCATTTTAGGCAACATGGCACATTATTGTTTTATACTATATGCACCATAATTGACCTGAGCTCATAAAGCGACCATTTTCAATATCTGCTTCAAAGACAATGTACTCCTTTCCAGTATAATTTTGGATACTTCATAATGAGGTGAACTTTTCAATGTGACATTTATCCAGTGCACTTGTCACGGCATAAATGTAGCTAAATGCAAATCTCCTTTAACGGAAAAGTACACCATGTCTTCTCAGTAATTGCTTTTGATGCTCTTAATTCAGAGAAGTCTGGACCGACTTGATTTGAAATTAAAGAATGGACAGCACAGCATTTAACACCAGACAATCAACACTGACCTGATTATACTGGTAGTCTTTAATTCTGGTCGCAGGTAGTCACCTGGAAAATAAAAACGTGTGAACGAACGACAACAGTCCTagtgtttcataaaaataatcagTAAAGAAAGCAAGCATAAAATGAAAGCAAGACTGAAGATCTTTCTTCATAGCGAAAAGCAGTGACATGTTGAGCAGCCCTACAACTTTTGAACTTAACCCAGTCATCACTTTAATCATCTAGTTTATTTGTGGACCCAagtttgttttcataaaaaacATAACCCTGatctttattaatattttgcaagATTACTAATGTAATTTGATTGCTTGGATTTTTTGAAATGCCTACCAGCAATCCTGGATCATCTCATTAACATCAATGAAAGGTCAGAACAGAAGATGTATACTGTGCAACAATAAAGCTATATGCATTTCCCTCTACCTCTTCTGTCCAGGCTGCCAGAATGACTTAAGCTGAAGGTTTAAACAATTCAAGTCCCGCCAAAAAGACCTGTGAGGGGTTTTGAGGGGCAAGATGCCTCATGGTGCTAATCAAGCTATTTGAGCTCAGCTTTCCAGAGCTCCAGAAACTAAATCCAATCAGCAGGATCACTCAAAAATAAAGATGACCTGTAGAAATGAACTGTTTAATTTACACCCCTGACCAAAATAGTACTGGGTGGTGGTGCTTCCAGCTAGCTGCAAGTCTGTGGACACACACTGTCATTTGCATCACTTAGAATCCAGTTCTTATCTTTCAGTAATATGTCATTGCTTACTGTTTTACACTCGGGGTGGTAGCTGTATGGAGTCATGAATACAACAGATGCCTTTTCTTTAGAGGATGGTGTTAGCAAAAAGCTTGATCCTTGTTtaatttcaaatacacacacactggctgaaacaatttatcccaagtggggtcgcggcacacccgggacaggacagcagtccatcacaaggcatcccaagtgggactcaaactccagatccatcagagtgcaggacccagccaaacctgctgcaccactgcaaccccccccctccccccactttcaaattttgcctgtttctttttctggacAAACAAATTGAGAGTCATGTTGGCTTTCCAGCATCTTCCTAGCGTACCAGTGTTATTGAATACCAATATCTGCAGCTCGCTTTGATCTATGCCTGAAGTGCAGCACTATTAGGAATCACCACTTTGGAATGAAGATGCTGAATTGTTTGCTGCTGGATGATAAAGTGGGTGTTCATCAAAGAGAAACGTCAAAGAAGTGGGCACAACCAAAGGAAATCCAAAGAAGTATGGAACTAAATTATACCCTTTCAGGCagcatacatttcaaaaaggCTTTGGAGACCTCCAGATCTCCAGATCTGAAGGACTTTCCAGAAACAATATTCTCTTTGGAAATAGCTACAGActcagaagtatttttttttttttttttctgtcagcaTTTATGTGAAATGCcagtgaaattaagaaaaataccTCCGAACCAGGAAATCTAACCACAGTTTAGTTTGGTGTGTCTTCGTATGGGATGGTATAAAGACAAAGATCACGGGAAGTTTTAAGTTcagggaaaaatgcaaatataaggTCTGGCAAAATAAACACCCCAATGTGCTGAGTAAAATTTAGCCTTCCCTAGAATACATGTATTTCTAagtacattaattacattacattacagatgTGGCACTGTGATGTTGGGTTCGGACATGACGGTGGCAGAGATGCAGATTATTGTAACATTCGAAAACGGACATGAGAGGTGGTGATCTCAGCAGCAGAGTGATACTTTAATAGTATGTAATAGAGTAAATGTGGAATAAAGGGAAGTAGCAAGTGCTTATTTACAAGGACCTAAAGTGAAATAAGAGGACGGGACCGGGACTTGGACACCGAGGCATAAGACAAGACTGAAGCAGAGGCCCAGGAACGTTGCGTGAAAAACGGGAGCAGAAAAGACAGAAGACTGGGACGAGAATAAAACAACCACTATTGGAACTTGGAAAATAGGTGAGCGAACGAGGACCAAAAGGTCTTCGCAGGTAACTCTGTATAGAGTTGACCAGGTTTCCGCAACTACTCCAGCCTCCTCTTGCCTTTTATAGCTTTGTCTGCAGATAGGAACACTGCTGATTTTTGCCAGCTGGCTCAGAACAGGACCTCTGGTTGTTACTACAACTGCTGCTCATGACAGGCACTTTATCTCTTCACTTTGACAGGAAGTCAAATTCAGATCAATATGTTGCCACATTATGTAAGAcaagacagcagaaaaaaatgagggATGTTCTAAAGtatgaaaatatcatttcagTTCTCTAGATTAAGACACCTGGCAGTATCCTAGGGGACCACACTGATACTCAGCTTAAGCGGTCACTATTCTCACATGGACTATATGTGGGTAATGATGCAGCCAAAGTGACAGCTCTCAAGTTATCCACGTTTAGCCTTAGTGGGACCCAAGATGTAGTCCACCTTGACTAGAAAGGCCTCCCCTGTTTTCCATCCTGACCCCTTCATTAACTTCCGTGTGGGTATACACATAAACATCGAGGGCCCCAGCTGAAACATGGCAGAGGGAGTGTGGTGGATCTTTTGGCTCAGTATAATTGATCAATTTAGTGTTAGGACACagctaaaacatgaaaattctcCTGCCCTTGTAAGACATGACTGAACATGTCTAGTTTATACATGAACTGCATTATGCATAAACATGATTATGGCAACAACGACATAACagcagaaaaagtgtcagaaagcaaataaaacagctATGCAAGTTCTagagtaaataaaatgacatgaTACTCACAAATTTATTCAGCCTGGTTTATGAATGATATGAAGGAGAAGGAACAAAATGAGAACAATTAAAATAGTAGCAATCAGCCAAGTGTTTGCATCTTCAGCAGGCTTTAGGTGCATCTTCTGAAtgacatttccttcattttgcaTGCCTAATGGAATCGACTCAGAGCAGTGAttgttttagtcttttttttttcttgcaggcCCCTCTAATTCCAAGACCTTTCATGCAGAAAAGTTCATTCAAGTGACATTTCGCGTTAAAAACCGTGTTTAAATcgtgaaaaactgaaaagctcGTGCGATCTACTGAGATAACAAGCAGGGACAGGTCACCACAGCTGGATAAATGTTCCAAGGCTTGATGGCTTTGCTCTGTTGCAGCTACACATGAATGGTATGAAGAACAACAGGTTCTGAGCAGTCAAGTCAGTGTGTGTAGGCAGCAAACATGTTCTTACCTAAGCTGCAGCCCCTTCACCAAACCTTTATTCTCATCAAAAAAAAGttgacacatttttaattttgttttgtaattgcACAGTAGCTCTGTAAAATCTGAAAGGTGATACATTACATAACTGGCAACTGCACCTCCGCACTTTTATTCTCTGTTTTCGTGAAACTGATGGCTTGATTTACAGACTGTGAGATCGCTGCTGAGATACTTACACTGTCTTTAGCTTTCTGGTAAATAATATACATACTGAACAAAGCCACAAGGCCCCAGGAAGTCTCACCAGATAATAAATTgagaaaaactatttttttctcacttggACGTAGAAACGTCTGGAGGGCTTCATATACATAATTTTGACTACGTTAGATGATGTTAGTTAGAAATATTACTTTGCATAGTTATTTGCATGAGACTTTCAATGAAAGCATTATGatcaaaatggaaataaaacacctCTGCTATTTTACATCCACACTCCCTTGTTATTATTTC is a window of Scleropages formosus chromosome 14, fSclFor1.1, whole genome shotgun sequence DNA encoding:
- the LOC108920498 gene encoding 5-hydroxytryptamine receptor 1F-like; protein product: MNLTNCTAVSFPADAVSSSAPGKAVLTLTLSLLTLMATAMNSLVITAIIVTKKLHHPANYLICSLAVTDLLVAVLVMPFSIIYIVMETWIMGQVVCTIWLSVDITCCTCSILHLAAIALDRYRAVTDAVEYSRHRTFRRAAVMIVAVWVISILISIPPIVWRHHRFNGTEECIIEHDHIAFTIYCTFGAFYIPLCLILILYYKIYRAAKKLYHRRIAKQLRNQRGSTSMLATCSNIDLQTPNTLSPTEKSYSEPSTEADRVRITPQSPKVKSFKGRRFSVTRERKAATMLGLILGAFIICWLPFFLKEVIVNTCCTCSTSTEVANFLAWLGYLNSLINPLIYTVFNEDFKKAFQKLCECRHCVCWKETK